The following proteins are encoded in a genomic region of Helicobacter macacae MIT 99-5501:
- a CDS encoding beta-ketoacyl synthase chain length factor translates to MRFWIFGLNATTSTTNTKQAHISGYYSIENEKMYVIILAKISKTFGSKMNKLHFIINDISAIISPNVDLPSLIASQKSQNQNTLDFAQLQSYKADFALSHLSPLERRRLSNASKCVFSLLQPKINEWNLGSIPIVFSSTLGEINRCFSMLLSLQDSYLLSPTSFSMSVLNSTPALLAIAHNNNAEISAISANPSLEYAMINAYVRLQEITYKEAINKESANKNAEHTNKVLVLSYYEGLAREYLAYKAQSPNTLPKNAPNKQNPQKNVPDFLLLAALVSLPNQPHKTDSDTDKKAFYATLEINKPHTKAPSPNDLEIILSELDLLAATNTLSKKDAPKNISYSIDNDSFKWHIELQNAK, encoded by the coding sequence ATGCGATTTTGGATTTTTGGGCTAAATGCCACAACTAGCACTACAAACACCAAGCAAGCGCACATAAGCGGGTATTATAGCATAGAAAATGAAAAAATGTATGTTATAATCCTAGCCAAAATCTCTAAAACATTTGGGAGTAAAATGAATAAGCTACACTTCATTATCAATGATATATCAGCTATCATCTCGCCAAATGTCGATTTGCCCTCTCTCATCGCATCACAAAAATCACAAAATCAAAATACACTAGATTTTGCCCAACTTCAATCTTACAAGGCAGATTTTGCCCTCTCTCATCTATCGCCTCTAGAGCGCAGGCGACTTAGCAATGCTAGCAAATGTGTTTTTAGCCTACTTCAGCCAAAAATAAATGAATGGAATCTAGGCTCTATCCCTATCGTGTTTAGCTCCACTTTGGGCGAGATAAATCGTTGCTTTAGTATGCTACTAAGCCTGCAAGATAGCTACCTACTATCCCCCACCAGCTTTTCTATGTCTGTGCTAAATTCCACCCCAGCACTGCTCGCCATAGCCCACAACAACAACGCCGAAATAAGCGCAATCTCGGCAAATCCTAGCCTAGAATACGCAATGATAAACGCTTATGTGCGATTGCAAGAAATCACATATAAAGAAGCTATAAATAAAGAATCTGCCAATAAAAACGCAGAGCACACAAACAAAGTGCTTGTGCTAAGCTACTATGAGGGGCTTGCGCGTGAATATCTAGCATACAAAGCGCAAAGCCCAAACACCCTCCCAAAAAACGCCCCAAATAAACAAAATCCACAAAAAAATGTGCCAGACTTTTTACTGCTAGCCGCCCTTGTGAGTTTGCCAAATCAGCCCCACAAGACAGATAGCGATACGGATAAAAAAGCATTTTACGCCACACTAGAGATAAACAAACCTCACACCAAAGCACCAAGCCCAAATGACTTAGAAATCATTTTAAGCGAGCTAGATTTACTAGCAGCTACAAACACTCTATCAAAAAAAGACGCCCCCAAAAACATTTCTTATAGCATTGACAACGATTCATTTAAATGGCACATAGAGCTACAAAATGCTAAATAA